In Arachis hypogaea cultivar Tifrunner chromosome 17, arahy.Tifrunner.gnm2.J5K5, whole genome shotgun sequence, a single window of DNA contains:
- the LOC112764051 gene encoding ABSCISIC ACID-INSENSITIVE 5-like protein 5 has protein sequence MNFKNFGNDPGPAAGGSGDAGGRPPGNFPLTRQPSVYNLTFDEFMNTMGGSGKDFGSMNMDELLKNIWTAEEVQTMASATGVGGEPGSAGFGGAGINNLQRQGSLTLPRTLSQKTVDEVWKDISKEYGGGSTGGGGGGPNPAQTTQRQPTLKEITLEEFLVRAGVVREDAQLAAAGKANDSVFVDLSRGGGNSGGLGVGFQQLNKVPGLMGDSVGVNNNDPLVGLQPRTNLPVNVNGVRSSNQQMQMQNSQSPHQHQPQIFPKQAPMSYAMPLVQGGGGGMGMVGLSPGPVHVATGSPASQISNDKMAKSNGDTSSVSPVPYVFNGGLRGRKSGGAVEKVIERRQRRMIKNRESAARSRARKQAYTMELEAEVQKLKEENQELQKKQEEIMEIQKNQVMEMMNLQQNGKRRCLRRTQTGPW, from the exons ATGAACTTCAAGAATTTCGGCAACGATCCTGGCCCTGCTGCCGGAGGAAGCGGAGATGCTGGTGGGAGACCGCCGGGGAATTTCCCCCTGACACGGCAACCTTCCGTGTACAATCTGACGTTCGATGAGTTCATGAACACCATGGGAGGTTCGGGAAAGGACTTCGGCTCCATGAACATGGATGAACTTCTCAAGAACATATGGACCGCCGAAGAGGTTCAAACTATGGCGTCTGCCACGGGTGTCGGCGGAGAACCGGGCTCCGCAGGCTTCGGCGGTGCCGGCATCAACAATTTGCAGAGGCAGGGATCCTTGACACTCCCGCGAACCCTGAGTCAGAAGACAGTGGACGAGGTCTGGAAAGACATTTCGAAGGAGTACGGCGGGGGGTCGACCGGTGGCGGCGGAGGCGGGCCGAATCCCGCGCAGACGACGCAGCGGCAGCCGACGTTGAAAGAGATCACGCTGGAGGAGTTCTTGGTGAGAGCAGGTGTTGTTAGAGAAGACGCGCAATTGGCAGCTGCTGGGAAAGCAAACGACAGCGTTTTTGTTGATTTGTCTCGTGGTGGAGGGAATAGTGGCGGTTTAGGAGTAGGGTTTCAGCAATTGAACAAGGTACCGGGGTTGATGGGTGATAGTGTTGGTGTGAACAACAATGATCCTCTGGTTGGTCTTCAGCCAAGAACAAATTTGCCTGTGAATGTTAATGGGGTTAGGTCTTCCAATCAGCAGATGCAGATGCAGAATTCACAGTCCCCTCATCAGCATCAGCCTCAGATATTCCCCAAACAAGCTCCTATGAGCTATGCTATGCCTCTTGTGCAAGGTGGAGGAGGAGGGATGGGGATGGTTGGTTTGTCACCTGGGCCTGTTCATGTTGCTACTGGCTCGCCGGCTAGCCAGATTTCCAATGATAAGATGGCAAAGAGCAATGGAGATACTTCTTCGGTTTCTCCCGTGCCTTATGTATTTAACGGTGGCCTCAGGGGCCGGAAGAGCGGTGGAGCAGTTGAGAAGGTCATTGAGAGGAGGCAGAGGAGAATGATCAAGAACAGAGAGTCGGCAGCTAGGTCCCGCGCTCGAAAGCAG GCTTATACCATGGAATTagaagcagaagttcagaagttGAAAGAGGAGAACCAAGAACTTCAGAAAAAGCAG GAAGAAATCATGGAAATTCAGAAAAATCAA GTTATGGAAATGATGAATTTGCAACAAAACGGCAAGAGAAGATGCTTAAGACGAACACAAACTGGTCCATGGTAG
- the LOC112764386 gene encoding THO complex subunit 5B produces MEDGEIEEVSAHAVEEDDQGSSHSSQNRTPEESPYEMLQNSKTSVENIVTEILSIKKHAKPKHLLRELITQMFLHFVTLRQANRSILTEEDRVKSETERAKAPVDLTTLQLHNLMYEKSHYVKAIKACNDFKSKYPDIELVPEEEFFHDAPKDIKDSVLSNDAAHNLMLQRLNFELFQRKELCKLHEKLEQKKKSLLESIANRKKFLTSLPSHLKSLKKASLPVQNQLGVLHTKKLKQHHSAELLPPSLYVIYSQLFAQKEAFGESIDLEIIGSLKDAQAFARQQAHNDTGISSATESSKLEDDAPDEEDDDQRRRKRPRRVQGKESLDQAGIFQAHPLKVIIHVYDDEASDTKSARLITLKFEYLVKLNIVCVGIEGSNDGPENDILCNLFPNDTGLELPHQSAKLFVGDDATFNNQRTSRPYKWAQHLAGLDFLSEVSPLLHTGHGTSDNSGAAKSDDVVSGLSLYRQQNRVQTVLQRIRSRRKAHLALLEQLESLTKLEWPFLSCKSVPWALHAPLCNLNVWSPIRAVDVPRVASTPALMDKDEHAPEAMDIDIAEHSAATKEELESITEDGELPTLIPNMSKLDHSKQITLISKSVTPSLINVRSQSFKKFEEIESDIDEPAQIEQEDEDIESYHYGRKSVSWMDCGVKEFSLVLSRKFSADESNVNLEAKINISMEYPLRPPLFALSLRCLSTGGDHYQNDGLEWYNELRAMEAEVNLHILKMLPVDQQNYVLAHQVRCLAMLFDHYLDDASPTSERTSSTTLVDVGLCKPVTGSFLARSFRGRDRRKMISWKGTKFTFSCS; encoded by the exons ATGGAAGATGGTGAGATAGAGGAAGTTTCAGCACATGCGGTGGAGGAAGACGACCAAGGATCTTCGCATTCCTCACAAAACCGCACGCCGGAGGAATCACCCTACGAAATGCTGCAGAACAGCAAGACCTCCGTCGAAAATATCGTCACTGAAATCCTCTCTATCAAGAAACACGCCAAACCCAAGCACCTCCTTCGCGAGCTCATTACTCAGATGTTCCTTCACTTCGTTACTCTCCGCCAG GCGAATAGGTCTATTCTGACGGAGGAAGACCGTGTCAAATCGGAAACGGAACGCGCCAAGGCACCAGTGGACTTAACGACGCTGCAGCTTCATAACCTGATGTACGAGAAGAGTCACTATGTTAAGGCGATTAAAGCTTGCAATGATTTCAAGTCTAAGTATCCTGACATTGAGCTTGTTCCTGAGGAAGAGTTCTTCCATGACGCTCCTAAAGATATCAAGGACTCTGTTTTGTCGAATGACGCTGCTCATAATCTCATGCTTCAGAGGCTCAATTTTGAGCTATTCCAG CGCAAAGAGCTCTGCAAACTTCATGAGAAACTGgaacagaaaaagaaaagccTTCTGGAGAGTATAGCAAACCGAAAGAAGTTCCTGACAAGTCTCCCCTCGCATCTTAAGTCTCTTAAGAAAGCATCGTTGCCTGTACAAAACCAACTAGGAGTGCTTCATACTAAGAAACTGAAGCAGCATCATTCAGCAGAGCTGCTTCCACCTTCTCTTTATGTGATTTATTCACAGCTGTTTGCTCAAAAGGAAGCCTTTGGTGAATCCATTGATCTGGAGATTATAGGAAGCCTGAAAGATGCTCAAGCTTTTGCTCGTCAACAAGCTCACAATGACACTG GTATTTCCTCTGCTACGGAGAGTTCCAAATTGGAAGATGATGCACCggatgaagaagatgatgatcaaAGGCGAAGAAAAAGGCCAAGGAGGGTTCAAGGCAAGGAGAGTCTTGATCAAGCAGGAATATTTCAGGCTCACCCACTTAAAGTAATTATCCATGTGTATGACGATGAGGCATCTGATACTAAGTCTGCAAGACTCATTACTCTGAAGTTTGAGTATTTGGTGAAGTTGAATATTGTATGTGTTGGAATAGAAGGATCTAATGATGGTCCTGAAAATGACATCTTATGCAATTTATTCCCCAATGATACAGGGCTCGAGCTTCCTCACCAG TCAGCCAAACTCTTTGTTGGGGATGATGCTACATTCAATAATCAAAGGACTTCACGTCCTTACAAATGGGCTCAGCACCTAGCAGGACTGGACTTcctgtccgaggtgtctccgttGCTTCATACTGGTCATGGAACTTCTGACAATAGTGGAGCAGCCAAGAGTGATGATGTTGTATCTGGTCTTTCATTATATCGCCAGCAGAACAGAGTACAGACAGTTCTGCAAAGAATTCGCTCAAGGAGAAAAGCTCACTTGGCTCTATT GGAACAACTAGAATCTCTGACAAAGCTTGAATGGCCTTTTTTGTCCTGTAAGAGTGTTCCGTGGGCTTTGCACGCTCCTTTGTGCAATTTGAATGTTTGGTCACCTATACGAGCCGTAGATGTACCTCGCGTGGCTTCAACTCCAGCTCTCATGGATAAAGATGAGCATGCTCCGGAAGCAATGGATATTGATATAGCTGAACATTCTGCTGCCACAAAGGAAGAACTGGAGAGTATAACAGAAGATGGGGAGCTCCCAACATTGATTCCCAACATGTCTAAGTTAGATCACTCCAAGCAAATTACCTTAATTTCAAAAAGTGTCACGCCTTCATTGATTAATGTTAGGTCACAAAGCTTCAAAAAATTCGAAGAAATTGAAAGTGATATTGATGAGCCAGCACAAATTGAACAGGAAGATGAAGATATAGAATCGTATCATTATGGCAGAAAGTCTGTGTCATGGATGGACTGTGGGGTCAAGGAATTTTCCCTTGTTCTCAGCAGAAAATTCAGTGCAGATGAGTCAAATGTGAATTTAGAGGCAAAG ATCAATATCAGTATGGAGTATCCTCTAAGACCTCCACTTTTTGCACTGAGTCTACGCTGCCTATCCACTGGGGGAGACCATTATCAGAATGATGGATTGGAGTGGTACAATGAACTACGTGCTATGGAAGCAGAG GTCAATCTTCACATTCTAAAGATGCTACCAGTCGACCAGCAAAATTATGTATTGGCTCATCAAGTGCGCTGTCTTGCTATGTTGTTCGACCATTATTTGGATGATGCATCACCAACATCTGAAAGGACAAGTAGTACGACCTTGGTTGATGTTGGCTTGTGTAAGCCTGTCACCGGCAGCTTTCTGGCAAGATCATTTAGAGGAAGGGATCGCAGGAAGATGATCTCCTGGAAGGGCACGAAGTTCACTTTCAGCTGTTCCTAG